A single window of Salvia splendens isolate huo1 chromosome 8, SspV2, whole genome shotgun sequence DNA harbors:
- the LOC121743933 gene encoding uncharacterized protein LOC121743933, which produces MAARRGGGGGAANHVPPAEDFSSPYFLHPSDNPGIQLVSQVLDGSNYVNWSRSMSTALLAKNKLVFTNGTLPKPQDDDLLYHAWIRCNSMVVSWIRNSLSPQICSSIMYLDDAKEIWIDLRDRFSQCDSARIYQLKQKIMFLTQGEDDVNSYFTNLRIVWDEYKHTQPISWCVCTTCRCQSSTKWHNHQEAECVMQFLIGLNSTYSQIRSHILSMVPLPTLSKAFSMVLQEERQRTIGGIDSSKHTHSIPPSPSEQPYSTNTASGYYNRGRVCSHCGKTNHTVDKCFALHGFPPSFGKGKSKPNYNSRDFVSAKSVNFVDDSLADSNEKSPVGSAMPTFDQCQQLIALLQSQLATGPPSTSTSAAQQSPPPTQSPSSPFTGSFSGHCDWEG; this is translated from the exons ATGGCGGCGcggcgaggcggcggcggtggagctGCAAATCATGTTCCGCCGGCCGAGGACTTCTCCAGTCCATATTTTTTGCATCCAAGCGACAATCCAGGTATTCAATTGGTGTCTCAAGTGCTTGATGGCTCCAATTATGTCAACTGGAGTCGATCGATGTCTACTGCTTTATTAGCTAAAAATAAACTGGTGTTTACCAATGGCACTCTTCCTAAACCTCAAGATGATGATCTCCTCTACCACGCATGGATCCGATGCAATAGTATGGTAGTATCATGGATCAGAAATTCCTTATCTCCTCAAATTTGCTCTAGCATAATGTACTTAGATGATGCCAAAGAGATCTGGATAGATCTGCGCGATCGGTTCTCTCAATGCGACTCTGCTCGCATATACCAACTCAAGCAGAAAATCATGTTTCTAACTCAGGGTGAAGACGATGTGAATAGCTACTTCACTAATCTTCGGATCGTTTGGGATGAGTACAAGCACACTCAACCTATTTCGTGGTGTGTATGTACAACTTGCAGATGCCAGAGTTCAACAAAATGGCATAATCATCAAGAAGCTGAATGTGTTATGCAGTTCCTGATTGGATTAAACTCCACTTACTCTCAGATTCGTTCACATATACTATCTATGGTGCCTTTGCCTACTCTATCTAAAGCCTTTTCTATGGTTCTCCAAGAAGAGAGGCAGCGCACCATAGGGGGGATCGACTCATCAAAGCATACTCACAGCATACCTCCATCTCCAAGTGAACAACCTTACTCTACAAATACTGCTTCTGGATATTATAATCGGGGAAGAGTTTGCTCTCACTGTGGAAAAACCAACCATACGGTTGATAAATGTTTTGCCTTACACGGTTTTCCACCAAGCTTTGGAAAAGGAAAGTCCAAACCAAATTACAATTCCAGAGATTTTGTTTCTGCTAAATCTGTGAATTTTGTTGATGACAGTTTAGCTGACTCGAATGAGAAGAGTCCAGTTGGATCAGCTATGCCAACTTTTGATCAGTGTCAACAGCTGATAGCTCTTTTGCAGAGCCAACTTGCCACTGGACCTCCCTCTACTTCCACTTCAGCCGCACAACAAAGTCCACCTCCTACACAATCTCCATCATCTCCTTTCACAG GGAGCTTCTCAGGACATTGTGATTGGGAAGGGTAG